One window of the Lytechinus pictus isolate F3 Inbred chromosome 5, Lp3.0, whole genome shotgun sequence genome contains the following:
- the LOC129260239 gene encoding carbohydrate sulfotransferase 11-like, with the protein MGFNINEAGKRTSVVMKNRLDYLQEECIYNMDSHRDPALDPPKELIVNERYGIIYCNVPKVGCTNWKNVFLKIGGIDDIRIKALQRLPTNTRGRIYLDYFHQYTNISQRQFMLRKFTKFMFSRHPFTRVLSAFRDKLAPNTSLLFQRKWPKQDVNWIERYGIPIIEKYRGAEAAASIKTNLRTKYDIKFSEFVDYLIDTNPLSFDKHWNLVSVMCRPCDVKYDIIGKYETLDDDADFILRSANVDPSVKYPQASKSATNSSSLDILKKYYSQLTRNQLQKLYEVYKKDFELFDYSLEVFYKYLS; encoded by the coding sequence ATGGGTTTTAACATCAACGAAGCAGGCAAAAGAACCTCGGTTGTCATGAAGAACAGACTCGATTATCTTCAAGAGGAGTGTATTTATAACATGGATTCTCATCGTGACCCCGCCCTTGACCCGCCCAAGGAACTAATCGTAAACGAAAGGTATGGCATCATATATTGTAATGTTCCTAAAGTTGGTTGTACGAACTGGAAAAACGTCTTCCTCAAAATTGGTGGCATAGATGATATACGAATCAAAGCTCTTCAAAGACTCCCAACCAATACACGAGGTAGAATATACCTAGATTACTTCCATCAGTACACCAATATCAGCCAAAGGCAGTTCATGCTCCGAAAGTTTACCAAGTTCATGTTTTCTCGGCACCCGTTCACTCGGGTACTTTCGGCTTTCCGAGACAAGCTTGCACCAAATACTTCATTGCTTTTTCAGAGAAAATGGCCGAAACAGGATGTGAATTGGATTGAAAGGTATGGAATCCCGATCATTGAGAAATATCGCGGTGCTGAAGCGGCTGCCTCCATTAAAACGAACTTGAGAACAAAGTATGATATCAAATTCTCTGAATTTGTCGACTATCTCATAGACACCAATCCTTTGTCATTTGATAAGCATTGGAATCTTGTAAGTGTGATGTGTAGACCTTGTGACGTCAAATATGACATCATCGGGAAATATGAAACACTGGACGACGATGCAGACTTTATCCTCAGATCGGCAAATGTTGACCCATCAGTAAAATACCCACAAGCGTCGAAATCTGCTACGAACAGTTCATCACTGGATATTCTAAAGAAATATTACAGCCAACTTACGAGAAATCAGTTGCAGAAGTTATATGAAGTGTATAAAaaggattttgaattatttgacTACAGCTTGGAAGTTTTCTATAAATATTTGAGTTGA